The Sulfurimonas sp. HSL-1716 sequence GGATCCCTGATCGAGAGGAGAACATTGAGATTTTGCCATTGGTCTTTTCTAAAATGAAAAGGTGTCATATGACCGAACAAAAAGCTTCCCTCTGCTATCTTATCCAGCAGTTGATCTGAAGGAGATTCTTTTGACTGCCTGCTCGGAGACGATATATTATCGTTCATGCCGGCAGCTTTCGTATCGAGGTACTTACCGGGCTTGATATGATAACCCGTGTTATGGACTCCTGCTTTTTCCAAAAGAACGGCTAAAAGATATGTACCGGCTTTTGGAACGGTGTATATGTAGTATTTCATTTGATGTTCAGTTCTTTAAAGAGAGTCGTAAACTTATGTTGCAACACAGGTTTTGTGATGTTGTCGAACATGGTCATAAAAGATCCGTAGCTTTGAACATTTATCTTATCGGCATCGTCTGCGATACAGTTTCCAAAAGCGTCTATGTATGCACCGCACTCATCGTAATCTTTATAATTGGTTATATGCTCCACGCTTTGAATGACCATGTCATACTCTGACAGGTCGCCGATCTCTTTGGTCGCATATGCATTGTCTATATTATCCAGGATCGATGAGACGTATTCAAACTCTAAGTATTTTGCCAAAACGGTTATTTTAGCATCCGTATGCATTCTGATATTGACGATTGTCTGTTGAAAGTCCACGCTGTCGATGTTGTCTATGATCAAAATATCCTGTTTTGTCGAGGAGAGCTCATATATCTTGTTGGCCGCTTCTTTTTTCGGGTATATTCCACTCCACTGCGCACCGAGTCTTTTAGCATAGGCATCGTCTATGCCTATAAGCATAGAGCGGACCGAACTTGTTTGACCTTTGAGATTGGCAAAGAACATCATCTTGCTTATCTTGCTGCTGACTTCGTTGATAAAATGTTCAAGCTTGTCGGGCGAGATGTTCTTGAGAAAAAAACGCGTCATGTTCCTGTAATAATAATAGTGATACATCGTATTGGTAGCTATTTTTGCGCCGCCTTTATGCCAAACGAGGGAATCTTTAAAAGCCACGATCTTATACCCTAAGTCTTTCACCCGTGTACACCAGTCGATATCATCCAAATAGATAAAATAATCTCTGTCAAAAATACCGGCTTTTTGTAAAACTTCACCGGTAGTCATAAGGCAGCAAGCAGGTACGTAATCACACTCGATCTGTTGGGGGATAATTGGATTTTCAATGTTAAAATCTTTATAATTAAGTTTTAGGATATAGTTTTCCCAATCAAGCATAGCGCCTACTTCTTGTACGTTTTGAGGATTATCCATCTGAAGGATGGTAGAACCGGCTACTCCGATTGAGCTGTCGTCATTGAGATGCTTGATTAAATTTATGAAATTGTTTTTTTCCACTTTTGTGTCATTATCGAGTAAGCTGACATATCGGTATCCATGATCAAGAGCATACTGCATCCCTTTTGCAAAACCGCCAGCACCTCCACTGTTCTCGTTGTTTCGTATTAAAATCACATCGGGAAAATGTTTTTCGATCATATCCGCACTGCCGTCGTTTGAAAGATTGTCGACGACAATGATATCTTTGGAATAGTTTTCAAATACCGCATTTGAAATGGAGTGTAAACACTCTTTTAAGTATTCTACTTTATTGTAATTGCATATTACTATCGCTAAATCTTTCACTCAAAACCTTTTAAAATATTTTTTGCTTTTTCGTTATCAAAGAGTTCATTCAAACCATCTAAATAAGAAAGTGTAGAAAACTTTATTCGTCTTAGTTTATTATCGTCATAAAGTAAAATATCTTTCATTAAATTCAGATATTCATTAAATAATTTAAAATAAAAAGATATTTTACATGTAGAGTATCGTTTGGCCAGATAGATGCTGTTTCTTCTGCCGAAATATTTTATCCAGAGTTTATCATATCTGATACGGTTCTTTTTAAACCATAAAAAGCTCTTTTGGATCTTCTCTTCCTGTCGCTTCTCTTTGTGGTAGATGATGCTTTGCGGGATCATCAGTATCTTTGAAAGCTTTGAAAGGCGCATACAGTATTCGGTGTCGTCAAAGTGGATAAAGAACTCATCTCTTGGAAAACCGATCCGTGTAATGGAATCTATGGGTATCAGTATTCCCACAAATGAAGCCATGTCGATCTCGACGCTCTCTTTGTCGTATTCTTGCAGAGGGAGTGCTTTTTGGGGCGTCGGATAGATATCGCACCAGTCAAAACGGCCTCGATGCGATGTTTCTTGCAGCTCGAAATTATTATAGACTGCCGATGCAAAAGCGCTGTGTTTTTGATCCAAATAGGGTACGAGTTTTTCAATGGCATCCTCTGCGGGCTGGGCATCGTCGTCTAAAAGATAGTAAAAATCGTGCTTGTTTTCGTATGCCGTTTTTAGCCCGTGAGCAAATCCGCCTGCCCCGCCGATGTTGCGATAGAGTTTTACGTACTCTATCTGCGGATGCGCCAAATACCCTTTTACTTCCAAACTTTCATGTGTACCGTCGCTGCTGTTATTGTCGATAAGATATATTTTTTTGAGTGCATACGTCTGCTTTAAAAGTGCGTCCAAACACTCCAAAAGCAGCTCTTTGCGGTTAAATGTGACGACTACGGCACAGATGTCATGCATCGGCAAATCTTTCTTCGAACACTTCCAATGCGCGCAATACGATGTCGTCCATATCGTAGTATTTATACTCCGCCAGACGCCCTACGAGAGTGAGATTTTTGAAGCTTTGCGCATACTTTTTATACTCTTCATAGCGTTTTTGATTTTCATCCGTGAAGATCGGATAGTAAGGTGTGTTCTTTCCGTAGACGAACTCTTGCGGATACTCTTTTGCTATGGTCGTTGATTCGTGTTTTGCGTCATACATCTTTTTAAATTCGGTGATACGGGTATAATCATAATCGTTAGGATAGTTCGTCGTCGTGGCATTTTGAAAGGAATCCGTTTCGTGGTTTTCAAACACCAGCTCTATCGAACGGTAGGGAAGCGTGCCGAATCTAAAATCAAATAGCTCATCGATCATTCCCGTAAAGACGACTTCACCCTCAAGGAGGCGATCTTCAAATATAAAGTTCTCACCCTCTATGCGCAAGATGTCTTTGAACTCCGTGTTAAGGCGTATCTCTATATTTTCATGAGAAAGCATGTTCTCAAAAAGCTTTGCATATCCCTCTTGGGGCATCGCCTGAAATGGGTCGTGGAAATATCTGTCGTCTTTGCTGATGGCTACGGGAACCCTTGCGCTCACCGCAGGGTCAAGCTCTTCGATCTTTTTGCCCCACTGTTTTGCGGAGTAGTGCAAAAAGATCTTTTCGTAAATAAAATCAGCGATGAATCTGAGATCTTTGTCGGCTGTCTTTTGAAGTTCCAGGATCGTGACTTTTTTTCCGTAACCATAGGTTTCTACCAGGTTTTTTTCGATCGATTCGGCCATGAAACGGGGGAAAAGCTTGTGAAGGGTGTTGAGGTTAAAAGGGATCGGAACATAGTGTCCGTCTATGAATCCTTCTACTTTATGATGGTAATTATGCCATGAGGTGAACTGACTAAGAAAAGTCCATACTTTTTGACTGTCGGTATGAAAAAGGTGCGGACCGTAGTTATGGATGAGAATTCCGTGTTCATCGATGCTGTCAAAACAGTTTCCGCCGATATGGGGGCGTTTGTCTATGATCAAAACTTTTTTGTTCTGCCGGGTTGCCAGTTTGTGAGCTAGGACGCTGCCCGCAAATCCTGCTCCGACTATGATGACGTCATACATTGATATTCTCCCATGAAAGCGGTGTGCCTGCCTTTATATCGGTTAGTGCAATTTTACCCAAAATCTCTTCATAGTGTTTTGGATGCAGCCCGTCGCCCGGACGGATGCTTTTGATGTTCTCTTTTGTAAAGCTTTCGCCTTTTTTGATGTCGCGGCTGACATAGAGGCTTCTGGCGTATTTTTTGGATTTGTCGTCATATTTTACGTGTCCCAGCATCTTTTCGACGTTTCGCACGCTTTGCACCATCTCGCGCAGCTGAGAGGGCGAGAGTGAGAAGGCGCCATCGGGCGTTTCTATGTTTTCATCGGGGGTGAAATGTTTTTCTATCACTCTCGCACCGAGTGCCACCGAGGCGATGACCGCGTCGTTGCCAAGCGTATGATCGGAAAGTCCGACCTCCGCAGCGAATCGCTCTTTCATATCGGCGATGGTGAGCAGGTTCATGGATTCGGGTGCGGCGGGGTAGGCGCTTGTACATTTTAAAAGCACGATATTTTCATTGCCCTCACTCTTGCAGGCAGCGACTGCGAGCTCGATGTCTAGGGTATCGCCGACACCCGTGGAGATGATGACGGGCTTGCCTTTGGAAGCGGCATAACGGATAAGCGGGATGTCCGTTATCTCAAAGGAGGCTATTTTGTATGCGGGTACTTCTATCTTTTCCAAGACATCGACCGCCTGCAGATCAAAAGGCGATGAAAAAAGCAAGATGCCCAGTTCGTCTGCATACTTCTTTAACGGTTTGTGCCACTCATAAGGCATACATGCACGTTTGTAAAGGTCGTAAAGGTATTCGTCCTGCCACAGGTCACCCGCTTTGAACCTCTCCTCTTTGACATCAAGGGTAAGTGAATCCGGTGTGTAGGTCTGTAGTTTTACGGCGTCGCATCCCGCTTCATACGCGACTCTTACTCCCTTTTTTGCCAGTTCAAAATCTTGGTTGTGGTTTGCCGAGAGCTCTGCGATGATAAAGACTTTTTTGTCCGTGTCGTGTGTACCTATCTTCATTCTTTCTCTCTTAAAAGCAGTTTTGATATCTTCGCATCCGCTCTTTTATAATCTTCATATGCGAGTTCATAACTTTTATAAAGTTCATGCTCCTCTTTTTCTTTGTAACCCAAAGAGAGGTTAAAGCGTATTGCTCTTGGATTGTCGTGCATGATCTTGCATCTGAGAATCCTGTAATCTTTTTCGTTAAAAAGATAATCGTGAAACAGCGTGACTATCTTGTACGGCACGAGCGAGTTCTGCTTTGAAGCGTCGTAAAGGTAAAATCCGGTCTCTACGCTTTCACCGCGCTTGTTGAACCAGATAAGCCCGATGGGTTTCTCTTTGACTCGGATAACGAAATACTCATCCTCTTTTTTTGCCAAAGAGGCGAACCACGCTTCTTGCTGCTCTTGCGTGATGTGGCTTTGATCGAGTGCGTAGCGCTTTACTTCATCGCTGTTTCGCCAAAAGCGTACCGTTTCGATATCTTTGTGTTCGAGGGGCGTGAGTGCTATGTCAAAACCTTTAAGCGTCAAAGCCCGCCTTTGTCAGGATATCTTTTATGCTCACGCAGTTTTCAAGTTCGTCTATCTCCACGGACGCGCCTATTTCGTCAAATACACTCAGTGCACCGAGCATCGCAAGCGAATCCCATTCAGGGATATCGCACAGCAGTTCGTCCGGGTTTAAAGGGCGGTCAAGCTGTACCTCTTCGGCGAGGCGGATCAAGAATTCTTCTTCACTCATCATGCTTCCTTTTTGTAGATTAGAGTACGCGGTGCGTAGATATTGTCCGTTTGGATCACGGCTCCGCCCCAGCTTAGACCTATGCCGAATCCCGCAACGGCGATAGTGAGTTTCTTTGCGCTAAACTCCTCGTTTAAAAAGCCGTTGATAGTCCCGGGGATGGAAGCTGCGTTTTGGTTGCCGTAGATCTTTCCCGTTTCCATCGGCACTTTTTGCGGTGCCACTTTGAGGCGCGAGGCGATGGTTTTTAGGATGTAAGGATTTGCTTGATGCAGTACGAAATAGTCTATCTCGTCGTTTTGCAGTCCTGCAGATTCCACGACCTCTTTGATGAGCGGAGGCACGGTCTTGATGGCGAAGTTAAACACCTCCTTACCGTCCATAAAGAGATCTTCGTCGCGTCTTATACCGCCGTCTTCGCGAAGTTTTGCAACAAGCGTTTCATGTGTCGTGGGAGTTCGCGCTCCGCCTGCGGGGATAATGAGATGCTTGTATCCGCTTCCGTCGCTGTAGAGCGAGAAAAAACTTTTTGGTGCATCTTTTTTCTCGATGACTATCGCACTTCCCGCATCGCCCATCAAGGGAGTGAATATCTTATCCCGTTCCCCCGAGAAGTAGCTGTTGACGTCGCCTACGCACAAAAGTACTTTTTTCATGCCGCTGTTGACGTAGCTGTAGGCTGTAAAGAGTCCGTAGATAAAACCGCTGCATCCGAGGTTGATGTCAAAAGCTCCGCAGCTCTTCGGCAGTCCCAGACGATCTTGCATGATGATGGCGGTGGAGGGCGCTTTGAAGTCGGGACTCTGCGTCACGAACAAAAGCGCTTCTATCTCCTCTTTTTTGATGTCGGTGTTGGTAAAGATATCTTCCGCACTTTGCACGCACAGGTCGCTCGTACACACGTCTTCATCGGCGATGTAGCGGGTTTTCAGCCCTATGCTTCTTTGAAGTCTGCTAAATGAGTCGTCGTCAAACCCGAAACGCTCTTTTTCATCTTCAAGGTCGATGATGTTGCCACCCACCGTGGTCGCCATCGCCGTGACGGCGATGTTCTCAAAACTGATCTGACTCATCGGCAATCCTTTGCTCTAAAAATTTTTCCAGCGTCACTATCGTTTTAAAGGGAGTGTTCTTGGCGTCCATGCTTTCTTCGCTTGCCACGGCGATGTAATTTCCGGTGGCATCTTCGAGCGAGGATTCAAGCTCCAAGATCAGATCAAGCGTGCCCAGCGAATCGAGCAGCTCAAAGAGCGGCGTTTCGTCGTTCACGTTTTGCAGCTCTTCTATATTCAGCTCTTCGTTGATGTTTTTTACAGCTTTTAAAATAATCTCTTTAAGATCCATACTCTACCTTTATACTTTCATTAACATCGGCAAAACGCTTGAATTTATAATGTTTGCAATCGCCGTTTTTTACCGCTTCAAAACCGTTTTTCTCATAGAACTCTTCGACAAGCGCGTTTTTGTCCGTTTTGCAATAAGATGCGGTGAGATCTTGATGTCTGCGGGTGATGAAGTTCAAGACGCTCTCTTCGATCCCGCGTCCGAGCACGCGGCAGCTCATCAAAAAGGTATCTATATCGCCGTCCTTGATGATGACTACCCCGACGATCCCCATGTCACCGAACTTGTCTTTGACACTGAAGTCGTACACGAAACCGCTTTGCATCAGCTCTTTTACAAAGGAGAGTTCGTAGCGTTTGGTGGTAAGATTGAACTGGTTCGTTTTGTTAATCAGCTGCGTAATGCGCTCTATGTTCTTTTCGTTGTTGCATGTGACACCGATGCGGATGCCAAGCGAAGCGATGAAATCCTCTTTGCTGGGCATCTTTGAGCTTAGATCCAGACGCTCTTTCTCATCTTTGTAAAGTGTCGTCTTTTTTGCATCCTCAGCGCTTATGTGCAGAGTTTTTAAAGCGGTGATCTTCTTTAGCGTTTCGATGTTTAAAAGCGGGTTTGCCGGGTTCATTTTGTAACATTCTATCCCCATACGCTGGCGCATCTCTGCTAACTCCGCGTCGGAATCGTCGATGAAGATGATACCCGTTTTGGTGAGGCCGAGCTCCTTTAAAACGGCATTTAGGTTTTCGCTTTTGGAGTTCCAGTTCACTGCGTGCGCGACAAAATCATCAAGGCCAAGCGGCATCGTTTTTGTTTCAAACACTTCCTGCACGGCGTTTTCATCGTTCTTGCTGAGTAAAATAAGGATGATCCCGCTGTTTTTGAGCTCCAGCAGATACTCTTGAAACTTCGTGTAGACGATGCCGGGGTAGTTGTTGTCTATTTTGATCCCTCCCAGTCCGTCTTCGCCGATGATCCCGCCCCAGAGCGTGTTGTCGGCATCGACGGCTATCGCTTTGATGCGCGGAGCATCAAAAAGTGAGATAAGTTCTTGTATCTTTGCACTGAGAAGTTCTGTCGCAAGTTTTGTAAAGGGTGTCTGAAAAAGATAACGGTTCCTCTGGCTTATGAGGTTTTTTGTTCCGTGTTCTTTGCACATTGTGTAAAAATCCAAAACTGCAAGACCGTTTAGCTCCTCTTGAAGCGAAGCGATCTTGCAGTTTAGCTTTGCAAGTTCGAGTTCTTGGCGTATTTTGTCGGGAGTGAAAATATCGTTAAACTCTTCGTTTAGCGTGTTTATGATGATCTTTGCGCTGTTGTTCATCCTAAAATGAAGCAGAGCATTTTTTAAAACAGCGAAGCTTTCATCGTGATCATCGGCAAAAAAACTGCTGTCCAAAAGCAGTATTAACACTTGTTCATCTACCTTCGCATAGAGCGTATCGATAATCGTATCAAGCGGATAGTGCGTAAGAGAATACTCTTTTAAGAATCTGTCAAAGGGCTTTGTGACGGTATTTGACAAGAATGCGATGCTATTTGTATTCAATTATCAACTCCTTTGCCACACCATTTTTTTTAAAGCTGTATCTGTCTAAGACTCTTTTGATCTTGTAAGGGTGGTATTGTACAAAATTAAGCGCTTTTTTTAAAGCTGCAGGCGTAAAAACCTCTATGATGTTTTTAAGGTCTTGTCTTTTTAGTATATCGACGGTTCGTGCCTGATTTGAAGCGCATTTTATGGCGATAAACGGTTTTTTTAGGGCGAATGTCTCTAAAAGAGAGGTGCTCGCACTCGTGATGATGAGATCATGTGCTCTCATAAGCTCTGCCATCTCCTTTTCATCTATGACAAGCTCTTTGTCTCTGATCTTTAAAAAGGTGATCTTTTGGTTTGCAGAGGTCGTAACAATGGTCACGGACAGAGTCTTTTCAAGCGATAGAAGATATTTTTTCACACGAAGAGAGAGACCCAGCGGATCGCTTCCTCCAAGCGTTACAAGCACTTTTTTGTTTTTAAGAGAGTCAAGGGGAGTAAAACGGTTCTTATGAGATAAAAAATCATCTTTTAAAAGAGTGTATCTGGCTCCCGCAAGTATCTTTGTGTCTTTTAGATAGGAGTAGTCCTTTTCATCTGCGATAAAAGAGTGGTTTAAAACGATATCTGCACGATGTTCCTTGAACTCGTCGTCAAACACTAAAACACGGCAGAGCTCTTTGAGCTTTGCTTCGCAGTTTATATCGACTCCGTAGTGATCGATGATGAAAAGGGAAGGCTTCAGCTCTTTAGCGATCTCTATGAGTTCGCTGCAATCCATACTGCTTACGATCCTGCGGGCAAACCCGTTTTGCTCTATGAGACGGTTTTGGTTTCCTTTGAGTTCTTGCGTGATGTAGGTGATAGAAAAATCATTTCTCAATCCTTCTGCCAAAAGAAGCGTGCGCATAAGATGACCGAGACCGATGGCCGAAGAAGAATCCATTCTTATCAATATCACGCCCACAGGAGCAAAGTCCCTTTGTGCTGCGCTGGCCGCTGAGGCACTAAAGCTTGCCTCTTGCAAGGCAGATAAATTACTGTTTTTTTTGTTCGACATGCTTGTTCATTTCATAGATGTAAAGGTTTTGTTCCAGGGTCTCGATGAGCTTTTCGTAGCTGAAGTCCGTTTCGCAGTTCAGTTTTTCGTACAGCTCGGTTATTGCTTTGTAGTCATCTTCCTCGTCGAGTGTCAGACGGTATCTTGAATGGTCGTGAGAGTTTTTGTAAGACGCGCACTTCACGTTTTCTTTGATGTAGGGCGTGACATGTTCTTTGTGATGCTCTGTTATCGCATTCTCATAAGCTTCTTTGAGGTGGGCAAAGGAGAACACCTCCGTATCCATCCCGCGCGGAAAACCGCTCTGTTGACAGGCACAGACATACCGGGCATCGCTGTTTTTGTAAAACTCGATCGTCTTTTTTACGATCTGTGCGTCAATGAGCGGGCAGTCGCTTGTACAGCGCACGATGATGCTCTTTTCATCCGCGCCGAATTTTGAAGCACTGTGGTAGTATCGTGCCAAGACATCATCCGTATCGCCTTGGAAATATTTTACATGCAGACGTTTACAAAGCTCGACTATGGGCATCTGCGAGCCGTCATCCGTGGTAGCTACGATGATGTTTTCTTTAAACTCCTCCAGACGAGAGAGCATCACTTCCAAAATCGTTTTGCCGCACAGGGGAAGCATTACTTTGGCTCTTAGTCTGGTGCTGGTCATGCGGGCTTGAATGATGATATACAAATTCATAGTATAATTATAGCTAGAACCAATCTCAAAATGCCCTTAAAACGGGATATACAAAGGAAGTTGTTTGATAGACGGCAGAGAACGCAAAAATATACGAAGCGGCATACGCGTGGCGATAGTGCTTAAACAGGATCAAAGCACGGGAAAATTGACCGAAGGCGTAGTGCGCGACATCCTGACAAATTCGGCTTTTCATCCTCACGGTATCAAAGTGCGTCTTATGAACAAAGAGGTCGGACGTGTGAAGGAGATATACGGCTAGATGACGATACTTTTTCCGGATGACGATCATATCGCCGCTTCTTATAACATTGAATACAGACAGGCAGAAATAAAACCCTCCGAAGCGATCTTAAAGCCCGAATTTCATTGGGAAGGCAATCGCACTCATATGTATGGCACGGTTATCAAAAAAGAATCGGGGTATGAGATGTATTACCAGTGCGGAAATGCCCTTCGCATAGGGTATGCCATAAGCAATGACGGCCTTGTATGGGAGAAACCTATGATAAACGCGGCCGATTTTAAGGCATCTGCTCATAAAGTGGTGCAGGCAAATGATACTCTTGAAGCCTCGGATGTGCCAAAGCTCGGCGAAGGACAGGAGATGACCAATCTTGCCGCGGGGTATCATATGCCAAGCGTCATTTACGAGCCTAAGTCCGAAAAGCCCTATAAGCTTTTTGCCTACGGCGAGGCAGGGTATAGAGCCCTTTACTCCAAAAACGGCAGACAGTTTTACGAATACGGGTACAATCCCGTCATCGAGCTTTTGGAGTTTCCTAACCGCTATACGAAAAAGATGTGGTACAGCGACGTAGCTCCCGCATACAAAGACGGCGATCTTTACAAAGCGATGATAAAGACCTATGAGATAGATGCCGATGGCAGAACCAGACGCTGTATAGGCTATAGTCAAAGCCGTGATTTTATCGGTTGGAGCAGTATCGAGACTGTATGGATTCCCGGTAAAGGCGAGGATGATATTGCAAAAAAACGCGGATTTTTTTGGAGTGATTTTTACGGTTTGTGTCCGTTTGCTTACGGCAGCGGATATTTGGGATTTTTATGGCTTTTTGAGATAGAAAAAGAGCTGCCCCGCGGTACGAATCAAGGAAAAATGGAGATATTTTTGGCTTACAGTCGTGACGGAAAATCATGGAGGCGCATAAGCGATGAAGCTTTTATCCCTTGGGATCTCAATTTTAGAGATGAGGGAGGAATGGTCACGACACCCTCAGCCCCGGTCTTTGAAGAAGATCATATCAAGCTCTATTATTCCGATTCCAACTTTGAACACGGATTGCATGAAAAAGATTTTACCAAAGTTATACAACAGCCCATATGGGTGACACGCTGCAGTATTGTGCAAAAAGAGCGGCTGGTGGGAGCTGCCTCGACGCAGGGGTGGCTGCAGACATGTTCTTTGAGTTTTTATGATCGCAGATTACGGCTCAACCTTGCATGTAAAAACGGCGAAGTGGTGCTGCGTTATCTAGTATCGGGTCATGAGGTGGCATCGCAGCGTGTAAAAGCCGTCGACGATACGGATCTGGTGATCAAGCCGGCTTATGAGGGGGATGCGGTTTTACATATAAGTCTTGAAAACGCCGCTGTTTATGCGATAGAGCTTATCTGAATTAGAAACTGCACCCGCGGTAGCCGTATTTTTCGACTATCTCCAAAAAAGTATCGGCTACAAATGCAGCATCTTCCATACTCATCTCTTGATGGCATGGAATAGATAGTTCGGAGCGGTAGAAGTCGTCGCTTACCTGCAAGTTGACTTCGCCGAACCTCTTCTTGTAAAAACTGTTTTGATATATAGGTTTGTAATGCACCTGTACACCTAAACCGCGCTCTTGAAGCTGAGTGAAGATATCTTCTTTGGGACATTGCAGCGCAAGAGAGAGTATGATGGGATAAAGATGCCTGGATGAACGAGTGTTCTTGTCCAGTTTTACGGTTGTAAAGAGTTTGTGTCCTTGAAATCTTTCATCGTAGTATTCTGCGATCTCATTGCGCCTGCCGATAAACTCGTCTATACGGCTTAATTGGCTTCTTCCAAGAGCTGCGGCAAACTCCGTCATGCGAAAATTGTGTCCGAGCATCACCATATCCGATGTCCACAGCTGCTTTTTTACGATGCCGTGCGAGCGGAAAAGACGAAGATGTGCGGCAAACTCTTCGTTATCGGTCACGACACATCCTCCCTCTCCGGTAGTAAGCGGTTTTATGGCGTGAAAACTAAAGATCGTCATGTCCGAAAAAGTACCGACC is a genomic window containing:
- a CDS encoding YwbE family protein gives rise to the protein MIDGRERKNIRSGIRVAIVLKQDQSTGKLTEGVVRDILTNSAFHPHGIKVRLMNKEVGRVKEIYG
- a CDS encoding glycosyltransferase family protein, encoding MNLYIIIQARMTSTRLRAKVMLPLCGKTILEVMLSRLEEFKENIIVATTDDGSQMPIVELCKRLHVKYFQGDTDDVLARYYHSASKFGADEKSIIVRCTSDCPLIDAQIVKKTIEFYKNSDARYVCACQQSGFPRGMDTEVFSFAHLKEAYENAITEHHKEHVTPYIKENVKCASYKNSHDHSRYRLTLDEEDDYKAITELYEKLNCETDFSYEKLIETLEQNLYIYEMNKHVEQKKQ
- the pseC gene encoding UDP-4-amino-4,6-dideoxy-N-acetyl-beta-L-altrosamine transaminase, giving the protein MIPYSRQSINQNDIDEVVKVLQSSHLTQGKEVKLFEDAICEYIGCRYAVTFNSATSALLASYSAAGIGEGDEVITSPVSFVATSNMFVNLGAKPLWCDIKLDGNIDERFIERLVTSKTKAIVPVDFAGKPVEIKKINEIAKKHDLLVIQDSSHAFGSAIGEKKVGTFSDMTIFSFHAIKPLTTGEGGCVVTDNEEFAAHLRLFRSHGIVKKQLWTSDMVMLGHNFRMTEFAAALGRSQLSRIDEFIGRRNEIAEYYDERFQGHKLFTTVKLDKNTRSSRHLYPIILSLALQCPKEDIFTQLQERGLGVQVHYKPIYQNSFYKKRFGEVNLQVSDDFYRSELSIPCHQEMSMEDAAFVADTFLEIVEKYGYRGCSF